A stretch of Lactuca sativa cultivar Salinas chromosome 6, Lsat_Salinas_v11, whole genome shotgun sequence DNA encodes these proteins:
- the LOC111900415 gene encoding F-box protein PP2-A11 — MGSGFSSFLVLSSAPSAPAVPPETNLGDLPESVVGSVLVHLNPQEICRLAALNRAFRGASSADFVWESKLPENYDSIVSRVFGDGNEFPSNLCKRDIYARLSRPNSIDGGTKKVWLHKGTGRPSLSISFNGLSITGIDDRRYWSRISTDESRFKSVAYLQQIWWFEVDGEVEFPFPAGTYNLYFRLQLGRSGRRFGQRVCDCEQIHGWEKKPVRFQLSTSDGQNAMNECYLTSPGNWKFYHVGSFVVAEDSKVAMKVKFSMMQIDCTHTKGGLCVDSVFISPK, encoded by the exons ATGGGATCTGGTTTTTCGTCTTTTCTTGTTTTGTCCAGCGCACCCTCTGCTCCGGCGGTGCCGCCGGAAACCAACCTCGGCGATTTGCCGGAGAGTGTGGTGGGTTCTGTTCTTGTACACTTAAACCCACAAGAAATCTGCAGACTCGCCGCCCTTAATCGTGCGTTTCGTGGCGCCTCGTCGGCTGATTTCGTGTGGGAATCGAAATTGCCAGAGAATTATGATTCTATTGTATCCAGAGTATTTGGTGATGGTAATGAATTCCCTTCAAATTTGTGCAAAAGGGATATTTACGCCAGATTATCTCGACCTAATTCCATTGATGGAGGCACAAAG AAAGTTTGGTTACACAAAGGAACAGGAAGACCTTCTCTTTCAATATCATTCAACGGATTATCAATCACCGGCATTGATGATCGCCGATACTGGAGTCGAATTTCCACCGATGAATCCAG ATTCAAATCTGTCGCATATCTGCAACAAATTTGGTGGTTTGAAGTCGACGGAGAGGTTGAGTTCCCATTCCCGGCGGGCACCTACAACCTCTACTTCCGCCTCCAACTCGGGCGGTCAGGCAGGCGGTTCGGGCAGCGGGTGTGTGACTGTGAACAGATTCACGGGTGGGAGAAAAAGCCGGTGAGATTCCAGCTCTCCACTTCCGATGGTCAAAACGCGATGAATGAATGCTATCTGACGTCACCTGGGAATTGGAAGTTTTATCATGTTGGTAGTTTTGTTGTTGCGGAGGATTCCAAGGTTGCAATGAAGGTGAAGTTTTCTATGATGCagattgattgtacacacactaaAGGTGGACTATGTGTGGATTCTGTGTTCATTTCTCCTAAgtga